One region of Streptomyces sp. CG4 genomic DNA includes:
- a CDS encoding Rieske 2Fe-2S domain-containing protein: MPARSSASRRTVLRGAAVAPVAGLGLAACSAPGQGSAVAATPTAPVDLGTESEVSKGGAKLYRDHNVVVSRDGSGTLKAYSTICTHAGCPINKLQGATLICPCHGSQFDAVTGKVVQAPATEPLAELPVKTTNGRIIAGPGA; the protein is encoded by the coding sequence ATGCCCGCCCGATCCTCCGCGAGCCGCCGTACCGTCCTTCGAGGGGCCGCCGTGGCTCCGGTCGCCGGGCTCGGTCTGGCCGCGTGCTCGGCGCCAGGGCAGGGCAGCGCGGTCGCGGCCACCCCGACGGCGCCGGTCGACCTCGGTACCGAGAGTGAGGTCTCGAAGGGCGGCGCCAAGCTCTACCGGGACCACAACGTGGTGGTCAGCCGCGACGGAAGCGGCACACTGAAGGCCTACAGCACGATCTGCACGCACGCCGGGTGCCCCATCAACAAGCTGCAGGGGGCGACCCTGATCTGCCCCTGTCACGGCAGCCAGTTCGACGCCGTGACAGGCAAGGTGGTCCAGGCACCGGCCACCGAGCCCCTGGCCGAGCTGCCGGTGAAGACCACGAACGGCAGGATCATCGCCGGCCCGGGCGCCTGA
- the rapZ gene encoding RNase adapter RapZ, which translates to MTEHETQPTAERDRAHKGAGQVQPQPATGEQPADQENGEQVSTDGTPGSGPEAAIPELVIISGMSGAGRSTAAKCLEDLGWFVVDNLPPALIPTMVELGARSQGNVARIAVVVDVRGRRFFDNLRESLADLDTRGVTRRIVFLESSDEALVRRFESVRRPHPLQGDGRIVDGIAAERELLRELRGDADLVIDTSSLNVHELRAKMDAQFAGEEEPELRATVMSFGFKYGLPVDADLVADMRFLPNPHWVPELRPFTGVNEEVSAYVFNQPGAKEFLDRYAELLRLIAAGYRREGKRYVTIAIGCTGGKHRSVAMSEKLAARLAAEGVETVVVHRDMGRE; encoded by the coding sequence ATGACCGAGCACGAGACACAGCCCACAGCGGAGCGAGATCGGGCCCACAAGGGAGCGGGGCAGGTTCAGCCACAGCCCGCGACCGGCGAGCAGCCCGCGGACCAGGAAAACGGAGAACAGGTGAGCACGGACGGTACGCCGGGTTCAGGCCCCGAAGCGGCCATCCCCGAGCTGGTGATCATCTCCGGCATGTCCGGAGCGGGACGGTCGACGGCGGCCAAGTGTCTGGAGGACCTCGGCTGGTTCGTCGTGGACAATCTTCCGCCCGCCCTCATCCCCACCATGGTGGAGCTGGGAGCCCGCTCGCAGGGCAATGTGGCGCGGATCGCGGTCGTCGTGGACGTGCGCGGCCGGCGCTTCTTCGACAATCTGCGCGAATCCCTCGCCGACCTGGACACCCGGGGCGTCACCCGACGCATCGTCTTCCTCGAGTCCTCCGACGAGGCCCTGGTGCGCCGCTTCGAGTCGGTGCGCCGCCCGCACCCTCTCCAGGGCGACGGCCGCATCGTCGACGGCATCGCCGCCGAGCGCGAGCTGCTGCGGGAGCTGCGCGGCGACGCCGATCTGGTGATCGACACCTCCAGCCTCAACGTGCACGAGCTGCGCGCCAAGATGGACGCCCAGTTCGCCGGCGAGGAGGAGCCCGAGCTGCGGGCCACGGTGATGTCCTTCGGTTTCAAGTACGGCCTCCCGGTCGACGCCGACCTGGTCGCGGACATGCGGTTCCTGCCCAACCCGCACTGGGTCCCGGAGCTGCGCCCGTTCACCGGAGTGAACGAGGAGGTGTCCGCCTATGTCTTCAACCAGCCGGGTGCGAAGGAGTTCCTCGACCGGTACGCCGAACTCCTGCGACTCATCGCGGCCGGCTACCGACGCGAGGGCAAGCGGTATGTGACCATCGCCATCGGCTGTACGGGTGGTAAGCATCGCTCGGTGGCGATGTCGGAGAAGCTCGCCGCGCGCCTCGCGGCCGAGGGTGTGGAGACGGTGGTCGTACACCGGGACATGGGACGGGAATGA
- the uvrA gene encoding excinuclease ABC subunit UvrA, producing MADRLIVRGAREHNLKNVSLDLPRDSLIVFTGLSGSGKSSLAFDTIFAEGQRRYVESLSSYARQFLGQMDKPDVDFIEGLSPAVSIDQKSTSRNPRSTVGTITEVYDYLRLLFARIGKPHCPECARPISRQSPQAIVDRVLELPEGSRFQVLSPLVRERKGEFVDLFADLQTKGYSRARVDGETIQLSDPPTLKKQEKHTIEVVVDRLTVKDSAKRRLTDSVETALGLSGGMIVLDFVDLPEDDPERERMYSEHLYCPYDDLSFEELEPRSFSFNSPFGACPECTGIGTRMEVDPELLVPDPDKSLDEGAIHPWSHGHTKDYFGRLIDALADALGFRTDIPFAGLPQRAKKALLHGHKTQIEVRYRNRYGRERVYTTPFEGAVPFVKRRHSEAESDASRERFEGYMREVPCPSCEGTRLKPIVLAVTVMEKSIAEVSAMSISDCAEFLGRLTLNARDKKIAERVLKEVNERLRFLVDVGLDYLSLNRAAGTLSGGEAQRIRLATQIGSGLVGVLYVLDEPSIGLHQRDNHRLIETLVRLRDMGNTLIVVEHDEDTIKVADWVVDIGPGAGEHGGKVVHSGSLTELLANTESQTGAYLSGRKAIPVPDLRRPRDPSRQLTVHGARENNLQDIDVSFPLGVFTAVTGVSGSGKSTLVNDILYTHLARELNGARNVPGRHTRVDGDDLVDKVVHVDQSPIGRTPRSNPATYTGVFDHIRKLFAETTEAKVRGYLPGRFSFNVKGGRCENCAGDGTIKIEMNFLPDVYVPCEVCHGARYNRETLEVHYKGKSIADVLNMPIEEATEFFEAVPAISRHLRTLKDVGLGYVRLGQSATTLSGGEAQRVKLASELQKRSTGRTVYVLDEPTTGLHFEDISKLLKVLGGLVDKGNSVIVIEHNLDVIKTADWIVDMGPEGGAGGGLVVAEGTPEEVAGVPASHTGKFLREILGADRISDAEPVKAPRATTARKTAAAKTAAKKTVTARANNTATKKAATATKKTTPAKKTTRARKA from the coding sequence GTGGCCGACCGTCTCATCGTCCGTGGCGCGCGCGAGCACAACCTGAAGAATGTCTCGCTCGACCTGCCTCGTGACTCGCTCATCGTCTTCACGGGCCTGTCCGGGTCGGGCAAGTCCTCCCTGGCCTTCGACACGATCTTCGCGGAGGGCCAGCGTCGCTACGTGGAGTCGCTCTCCTCGTACGCCCGGCAGTTCCTCGGCCAGATGGACAAGCCGGACGTCGACTTCATCGAGGGTCTGTCGCCGGCGGTCTCCATCGACCAGAAGTCGACCTCGCGCAACCCGCGCTCGACGGTCGGCACCATCACCGAGGTCTACGACTATCTGCGGCTGCTCTTCGCGCGCATCGGCAAGCCGCACTGCCCCGAGTGCGCCCGCCCGATCTCGCGCCAGTCGCCGCAGGCCATCGTGGACAGGGTCCTGGAGCTGCCGGAGGGGAGCCGTTTCCAGGTGCTGTCCCCGCTGGTGCGCGAGCGCAAGGGTGAGTTCGTCGACCTCTTCGCCGATCTCCAGACCAAGGGCTACTCCCGCGCGCGCGTGGACGGCGAGACGATCCAGCTCTCCGACCCGCCGACGCTGAAGAAGCAGGAGAAGCACACCATCGAGGTGGTCGTCGACCGCCTCACGGTCAAGGACTCCGCCAAGCGCCGCCTCACCGACTCCGTGGAGACCGCCCTCGGCTTGTCCGGCGGCATGATCGTGCTCGACTTCGTCGACCTCCCCGAGGACGACCCCGAGCGCGAGCGCATGTACTCGGAGCACCTGTACTGCCCGTACGACGACCTGTCCTTCGAGGAGTTGGAGCCCCGCTCCTTCTCCTTCAACTCGCCCTTCGGCGCCTGCCCCGAGTGCACCGGCATCGGCACGCGCATGGAGGTCGACCCGGAGCTGCTCGTCCCGGACCCGGACAAGTCCCTGGACGAGGGCGCGATCCATCCCTGGTCGCACGGACACACCAAGGACTACTTCGGCCGCCTCATCGACGCCCTCGCGGACGCCCTCGGCTTCCGCACGGACATCCCGTTCGCGGGCCTGCCCCAGCGCGCGAAGAAGGCCCTGCTCCACGGCCACAAGACCCAGATCGAGGTTCGGTACCGCAACCGGTACGGCCGCGAGCGCGTGTACACCACGCCCTTCGAGGGCGCGGTGCCATTCGTGAAGCGCCGGCACAGCGAGGCCGAGAGCGACGCCAGCCGCGAGCGCTTCGAGGGCTACATGCGCGAGGTGCCCTGCCCCTCCTGTGAGGGCACGCGTCTCAAGCCGATCGTCCTCGCGGTCACGGTCATGGAGAAGTCGATCGCCGAGGTCTCCGCGATGTCGATCAGCGACTGCGCGGAGTTCCTGGGTCGACTGACGCTGAACGCCCGGGACAAGAAGATCGCCGAGCGGGTCCTGAAGGAGGTCAACGAACGCCTGCGCTTCCTGGTCGACGTAGGCCTGGACTACCTCTCGCTGAACCGCGCGGCGGGCACGCTCTCCGGCGGTGAAGCCCAGCGCATCCGCCTGGCCACCCAGATCGGCTCCGGCCTCGTCGGCGTGCTGTACGTCCTGGACGAGCCGTCCATCGGTCTGCACCAGCGGGACAACCACCGGCTGATCGAGACCCTGGTCCGGCTGCGCGACATGGGCAACACCCTCATCGTCGTGGAGCACGACGAGGACACCATCAAGGTCGCCGACTGGGTGGTCGACATCGGCCCCGGCGCCGGTGAGCACGGCGGCAAGGTCGTGCACAGCGGCTCCCTGACGGAGCTGCTCGCCAACACCGAGTCGCAGACCGGCGCGTATCTCTCGGGCCGCAAGGCGATCCCGGTGCCGGACCTCCGCCGTCCCCGCGACCCGTCCCGGCAGCTCACGGTGCACGGCGCCCGTGAGAACAACCTGCAGGACATCGACGTGTCCTTCCCGCTGGGCGTGTTCACGGCCGTCACGGGCGTGTCCGGGTCCGGCAAGTCGACGCTGGTCAACGACATCCTGTACACGCACCTGGCCCGCGAGCTGAACGGCGCGAGGAACGTCCCCGGACGGCACACACGCGTGGACGGCGACGACCTCGTCGACAAGGTCGTGCACGTCGACCAGTCGCCCATCGGCCGCACCCCGCGGTCCAACCCGGCGACGTACACCGGAGTCTTCGACCACATTCGCAAGCTGTTCGCCGAGACCACCGAGGCGAAGGTCCGCGGCTATCTGCCCGGCCGCTTCTCCTTCAACGTCAAGGGCGGCCGCTGCGAGAACTGCGCGGGCGACGGCACGATCAAGATTGAGATGAACTTCCTCCCGGACGTCTATGTCCCGTGCGAGGTCTGCCACGGCGCCCGGTACAACCGGGAGACCCTTGAGGTCCACTACAAGGGCAAGTCCATCGCCGACGTGCTGAACATGCCGATCGAGGAGGCCACCGAGTTCTTCGAGGCCGTCCCGGCCATCTCCCGGCATCTGAGGACCCTGAAGGACGTCGGCCTCGGCTACGTCCGCCTCGGCCAGTCCGCCACCACCCTCTCTGGCGGTGAGGCCCAGCGCGTGAAGCTGGCCAGCGAACTGCAGAAGCGGTCCACCGGGCGCACGGTCTACGTCCTGGACGAGCCGACCACCGGGCTGCACTTCGAGGACATCAGCAAGCTGCTGAAGGTCCTCGGCGGCTTGGTCGACAAGGGCAACTCGGTCATCGTCATCGAGCACAACCTCGACGTGATCAAGACCGCCGACTGGATCGTGGACATGGGTCCGGAGGGCGGCGCCGGCGGTGGCCTCGTGGTCGCCGAGGGTACGCCCGAGGAGGTCGCCGGGGTTCCGGCCAGCCACACCGGCAAGTTCCTGCGCGAGATCCTCGGCGCCGACCGCATCAGCGACGCGGAACCGGTGAAGGCTCCGCGCGCCACCACGGCCAGGAAGACGGCCGCGGCGAAGACAGCGGCCAAGAAGACGGTGACGGCCAGGGCCAACAACACGGCGACCAAGAAGGCCGCCACGGCCACCAAGAAGACGACGCCCGCGAAGAAGACGACGCGGGCACGCAAGGCCTGA
- the yvcK gene encoding uridine diphosphate-N-acetylglucosamine-binding protein YvcK, with the protein MTERTPRLSRLRRMVPEARSGRPVEARGARPRRRGAQPKVVALGGGMGLSASLAALRRITGDLTAVVTVADDGGSSGRLRDELGVLPPGDLRKALAALCGDDEWGQTWARVIQHRFQSQGDLHEHAVGNLLIVALWEQLGDHVQALDLVGKLLGAHGRVLPMSAVPLELQALVKGHDPERPDEVETVCGQATVALTPGEVQSVHLVPHDPPAVPEAVAAVLDADWVVLGPGSWFSSVIPHLLVPELLDALTETKARKVLSLNLAPQPGETEGFSPQRHLEVLGRHAPKLALDVVLADEAAVPDRDSLTEAAKRLGAAVELAPVARTDGSPRHDPELLAAAYDRIFRMHGRIGPWR; encoded by the coding sequence ATGACGGAACGTACACCGCGGCTGAGCCGGCTGCGCCGCATGGTGCCCGAGGCGCGCTCCGGCCGCCCGGTCGAGGCCCGCGGCGCCCGGCCCCGCCGGCGCGGCGCACAGCCCAAGGTGGTCGCGCTGGGCGGTGGCATGGGGCTGTCCGCCTCGCTCGCCGCGCTGCGCCGGATCACCGGCGACCTCACCGCCGTCGTCACGGTGGCCGACGACGGCGGTTCCAGCGGTCGGCTGCGGGACGAGCTGGGCGTGCTGCCGCCCGGCGACCTGCGCAAGGCGCTGGCCGCGCTGTGCGGCGACGACGAGTGGGGGCAGACCTGGGCCCGGGTCATCCAGCACCGCTTCCAGTCCCAGGGCGACCTGCATGAGCACGCGGTCGGCAATCTGCTGATCGTCGCCCTGTGGGAGCAGCTCGGCGACCATGTGCAGGCCCTGGACCTGGTCGGCAAGCTGCTCGGCGCGCATGGGCGCGTGCTGCCCATGTCCGCCGTGCCGCTGGAGCTGCAGGCCCTGGTCAAGGGGCACGATCCGGAGCGTCCGGACGAGGTGGAGACCGTGTGCGGGCAGGCCACGGTGGCGCTGACGCCTGGCGAGGTCCAGTCGGTGCATCTGGTGCCGCACGACCCGCCTGCCGTGCCCGAGGCCGTGGCCGCGGTCCTGGATGCGGACTGGGTGGTGCTCGGCCCCGGCTCCTGGTTCTCCTCGGTGATCCCGCACCTGCTCGTCCCCGAGCTGCTGGACGCCCTGACCGAGACCAAGGCCCGCAAGGTGCTGTCCCTGAATCTCGCCCCGCAGCCGGGAGAAACCGAGGGCTTCTCCCCGCAGCGTCATTTGGAGGTTTTGGGGCGACACGCCCCTAAACTCGCCCTGGACGTGGTGCTGGCCGACGAGGCCGCCGTGCCCGACCGCGACTCGCTCACCGAGGCCGCCAAGCGGCTGGGAGCCGCGGTCGAGCTGGCCCCGGTGGCCCGGACCGACGGCAGTCCCCGGCACGACCCGGAGCTGTTGGCCGCCGCGTACGACCGTATTTTTCGGATGCATGGAAGGATCGGCCCATGGCGATGA
- a CDS encoding carbohydrate kinase encodes MIVVAGEALIDLVPQGPGALADLKPALGGGPYNTAVALGRLGSPTAFCSRTSHDAFGEALLDGLRQAGVDVSGVQRGTEPTTLAVATIDGSGSAAYSFYVEGTADRLFTAPAALPAGTRAVSFGTCSLVLEPGASAYEELMRTAVRQGLFTALDPNIRAGLIPDADAYRARFKSWLPSVTLLKLSAEDAEWLGGTPGEWLAAGPAAVVVTRGGDGLSVFTRDGAEYSVPGEKVAVVDTIGAGDTVNAALLHGLSALDALSADALAALGAEGWTRLLRFAARAAAITCSRAGAEPPYAADLGEL; translated from the coding sequence GTGATCGTCGTCGCCGGTGAGGCACTGATCGACCTGGTACCGCAGGGCCCCGGTGCCCTCGCGGACCTGAAGCCGGCGCTCGGCGGCGGCCCGTACAACACCGCCGTGGCCCTCGGCCGACTCGGCTCCCCCACCGCGTTCTGCTCCCGGACGTCGCACGACGCCTTCGGCGAGGCCCTGCTCGACGGGCTGCGACAGGCGGGGGTGGATGTGTCCGGGGTGCAGCGCGGGACGGAGCCGACGACCCTGGCGGTGGCCACGATCGACGGCAGCGGCTCGGCCGCCTATTCCTTCTATGTCGAAGGCACCGCCGACCGTCTGTTCACCGCCCCCGCCGCGCTGCCCGCCGGCACGCGCGCGGTGTCCTTCGGCACCTGCTCGCTTGTCCTGGAACCGGGGGCGAGCGCCTATGAGGAGCTGATGCGCACGGCCGTGCGACAGGGGCTGTTCACCGCGCTCGACCCCAACATCCGGGCGGGACTGATCCCGGACGCGGACGCCTACCGGGCGCGCTTCAAGAGCTGGCTGCCCTCGGTAACGCTGCTGAAGCTCTCCGCGGAGGACGCCGAGTGGCTGGGCGGCACCCCGGGCGAGTGGCTGGCCGCAGGACCGGCGGCCGTCGTGGTGACCCGAGGCGGGGACGGGCTGAGCGTGTTCACCCGGGATGGCGCGGAGTACTCCGTACCGGGTGAGAAGGTCGCCGTGGTGGACACCATCGGCGCCGGTGACACGGTCAACGCGGCTTTGCTGCATGGGCTTTCGGCCCTGGACGCACTGTCCGCCGATGCGCTCGCCGCCCTCGGGGCGGAGGGCTGGACGCGGCTGTTGCGCTTCGCGGCACGCGCGGCGGCGATCACCTGCTCGCGGGCGGGGGCCGAGCCGCCGTACGCCGCCGACCTGGGTGAACTGTGA
- the uvrC gene encoding excinuclease ABC subunit UvrC: MADPSSYRPRPGEIPDSPGVYRFRDEHRRVIYVGKAKSLRQRLANYFQDLANLHPRTRTMVTTAASVEWTVVSTEVEALQLEYSWIKEYDPRFNVKYRDDKSYPYLAVTMNEEFPRVQVMRGHKKKGVRYFGPYGHAWAIRDTVDLLLRVFPVRTCSAGVFKNAARTGRPCLLGYIGKCSAPCVGRISPEDHQELAEEFCDFMAGRTGTYLRRLEKQMMEAAEEMEYERAARLRDDIEALKKAMEKNAVVLADATDADLIAVAEDELEAAVQIFHVRGGRVRGQRGWVTDKVEEITTGALVEHALQQLYGEETGDAVPKEVLVPALPEPVDPVQEWLAGRRGANVSLRIPQRGDKKALMETVQRNAQQALALHKTKRASDLTTRSRALEEIAEALDLDSAPLRIECYDISHLQGDDVVASMVVFEDGLQRKSEYRRFQIKGFAGQDDVRSMHEVITRRFRRYLAEKEKTGEWADGTEDALADGAGALTGMGALTDTDALTGTDTVIGTGAVSGTGEISTSLKDDEGRPKKFAYPPQLVVVDGGQPQVAAARRALDELGIDDIAVCGLAKRLEEVWLPGDDDPVVLPRTSEGLYLLQRVRDEAHRFAITYQRTKRAKRFRAGPLDDVPGLGETRKQALIKHFGSVKKLRSATIEQIQEVPGIGRKTAETIAAALATAVPAAPAVNTATGEIIEEEEPETTAGSSGEPVTAGLPDERRGQET; encoded by the coding sequence ATGGCCGATCCCTCCAGCTACCGCCCCAGGCCGGGTGAGATCCCGGACTCTCCCGGGGTGTACAGGTTCCGTGACGAGCACCGCCGGGTGATCTACGTCGGAAAGGCGAAAAGCCTGCGCCAGCGCCTGGCGAACTACTTCCAGGACCTGGCGAACCTGCACCCGCGCACCCGGACGATGGTGACCACTGCCGCGTCCGTGGAGTGGACCGTGGTGTCCACGGAGGTCGAGGCGCTCCAGCTGGAGTACTCCTGGATCAAGGAGTACGACCCCAGGTTCAACGTCAAGTACCGCGACGACAAGAGCTACCCGTACCTCGCAGTGACGATGAACGAGGAGTTCCCGCGCGTGCAGGTGATGCGCGGTCACAAGAAGAAGGGCGTCCGGTACTTCGGGCCGTACGGGCACGCGTGGGCCATCCGGGACACCGTCGATCTGCTGCTGCGCGTCTTCCCGGTGCGCACCTGCTCGGCCGGCGTGTTCAAGAACGCCGCCCGCACCGGCCGCCCCTGCCTGCTCGGCTACATCGGCAAGTGCTCCGCCCCCTGCGTCGGCCGGATCAGCCCCGAGGATCACCAGGAGCTGGCCGAGGAGTTCTGCGACTTCATGGCCGGCCGCACCGGCACCTACCTCCGCCGTCTGGAGAAGCAGATGATGGAGGCGGCCGAGGAGATGGAGTACGAGCGGGCCGCCCGGCTGCGCGACGACATCGAGGCTCTGAAGAAGGCCATGGAGAAGAACGCCGTCGTGCTCGCCGACGCGACCGACGCCGACCTCATCGCCGTCGCCGAGGACGAGCTGGAGGCGGCCGTGCAGATCTTCCATGTGCGCGGCGGCCGGGTGCGCGGCCAGCGCGGCTGGGTCACCGACAAGGTCGAGGAGATCACCACCGGCGCGCTGGTCGAGCACGCCCTGCAGCAGCTCTATGGCGAGGAGACCGGGGACGCGGTCCCCAAGGAGGTGCTGGTTCCGGCGCTGCCCGAGCCCGTCGATCCGGTCCAGGAGTGGCTGGCCGGCCGCAGGGGGGCGAACGTGTCGCTGCGCATCCCGCAGCGCGGCGACAAGAAGGCGCTCATGGAGACCGTGCAGCGCAACGCCCAGCAGGCCCTCGCGCTGCACAAGACCAAGCGCGCCTCCGACCTCACCACGCGCTCGCGAGCCCTGGAGGAGATCGCCGAAGCCCTCGACCTGGACAGCGCCCCGCTGCGCATCGAGTGCTACGACATCTCGCATCTCCAGGGGGACGACGTGGTCGCCTCCATGGTCGTCTTCGAGGACGGTCTGCAGCGCAAGAGTGAGTACCGCCGCTTCCAGATCAAGGGCTTCGCGGGCCAGGACGACGTCCGCTCCATGCACGAGGTGATCACCCGCCGGTTCAGGCGCTACCTCGCCGAGAAGGAGAAGACGGGGGAGTGGGCCGACGGCACCGAGGACGCCCTCGCCGACGGTGCCGGCGCGCTCACAGGTATGGGCGCGCTGACCGACACGGACGCGCTCACCGGCACCGACACAGTCATCGGTACGGGCGCGGTCTCCGGCACAGGCGAAATCAGCACCTCGCTCAAGGACGACGAGGGCCGTCCCAAGAAGTTCGCGTATCCGCCCCAGCTGGTCGTGGTCGACGGCGGACAGCCCCAGGTCGCCGCGGCCCGGCGCGCTCTGGACGAGCTGGGTATCGACGACATCGCGGTCTGCGGACTCGCCAAGCGCCTGGAGGAGGTCTGGCTGCCCGGCGACGACGACCCGGTGGTCCTGCCCCGGACCAGCGAGGGCCTGTATCTGCTCCAGCGCGTGCGGGACGAGGCCCACCGGTTCGCGATCACCTACCAGCGCACCAAGCGCGCCAAGCGCTTCCGGGCCGGCCCCCTGGACGACGTCCCCGGCCTCGGCGAGACCCGCAAACAGGCGCTCATCAAGCATTTCGGCTCGGTGAAGAAGCTGCGGTCCGCCACAATCGAACAGATCCAGGAGGTGCCCGGGATAGGCCGGAAGACGGCTGAGACGATCGCCGCGGCCCTCGCCACGGCGGTCCCGGCCGCACCCGCTGTGAACACGGCGACTGGAGAGATCATTGAGGAGGAGGAACCCGAAACGACGGCGGGTTCCTCGGGGGAGCCCGTAACCGCGGGCCTCCCGGACGAACGACGGGGGCAGGAGACATGA
- a CDS encoding LacI family DNA-binding transcriptional regulator, producing the protein MPTMADVARSAGVSVATVSHVLNGTRPVLSHTRQAVLDAVDALGYTPNTLARSLVTSRTRSIGLAVSAISNPYFTEILQGVEAAVLEAGYSLLIADPHDDPGHERKVVQLLHERRVDGMIVAPSARPHDLVGYLRRHAVPTVFLDRVIDAGVADGGATGGGAGSALGEGPPWYDQVCTESAEPTARLVTHLAQLGHRRIGLIAGLPGLSTTGERVAGYRDGLIAAGLAHDARLLVSGNSESAGAEQATAALLALPDPPTALVTANNAMTIGTLRALRRQRLSVPDDVALCCFDDFAWADLFSPRLTAIAQPSRELGAQAVQVLLERLDEPLRPSRTVRLPCAFVHRTSCGCPEQPGGPEEPEAPADTASSTLQEKGFAT; encoded by the coding sequence ATGCCCACCATGGCCGACGTCGCACGGAGCGCCGGAGTCTCCGTGGCGACCGTCTCCCACGTGCTGAACGGCACGCGCCCGGTGTTGTCCCACACCCGCCAGGCCGTGCTGGACGCCGTCGACGCCCTCGGCTACACCCCCAACACCCTGGCCCGCTCCCTGGTGACCTCCCGTACCCGCTCCATCGGGCTCGCGGTGTCGGCGATCAGCAACCCGTACTTCACGGAGATCCTCCAGGGCGTCGAGGCCGCCGTCCTGGAAGCGGGCTACAGCCTGCTCATCGCGGACCCTCACGACGACCCCGGGCACGAACGCAAGGTCGTGCAGCTCCTCCATGAGCGCCGGGTGGACGGCATGATCGTCGCCCCGTCCGCGCGTCCGCACGATCTGGTCGGCTATCTGCGCCGCCACGCCGTACCGACGGTGTTCCTGGACCGGGTGATCGACGCGGGCGTGGCGGACGGCGGCGCGACCGGCGGTGGCGCGGGCTCCGCCCTCGGCGAGGGTCCGCCCTGGTACGACCAGGTCTGCACCGAGAGCGCCGAACCGACCGCCCGGCTCGTCACCCACCTCGCCCAATTGGGCCATCGCCGGATCGGCCTGATCGCTGGCTTGCCCGGGCTCAGCACCACCGGTGAGCGCGTGGCCGGATACCGGGACGGCCTCATCGCCGCCGGCCTGGCCCATGACGCACGGCTTCTGGTGTCCGGGAACTCCGAGTCTGCGGGGGCCGAGCAGGCCACAGCCGCCCTGCTCGCCCTGCCCGATCCGCCGACGGCACTCGTCACCGCCAACAACGCGATGACGATCGGCACCCTGCGCGCCCTGCGGCGGCAGAGGCTGTCCGTGCCGGACGACGTCGCCCTGTGCTGCTTCGACGACTTCGCCTGGGCCGACCTGTTCTCACCCCGGCTCACCGCGATCGCCCAGCCCAGCAGGGAGTTGGGGGCGCAGGCGGTCCAGGTGCTCCTGGAGCGCCTGGACGAGCCGCTTCGGCCGAGCCGGACGGTGCGGCTGCCGTGCGCGTTCGTCCATCGCACGTCCTGCGGGTGCCCGGAGCAGCCGGGCGGGCCGGAGGAGCCGGAGGCCCCCGCTGACACCGCATCATCCACGCTGCAGGAGAAGGGATTTGCCACGTGA
- the whiA gene encoding DNA-binding protein WhiA, whose protein sequence is MAMTAAVKDEISRLPVTRTCCRKAEVSAILRFAGGLHLVSGRIVIEAELDTAMAARRLKRDILEIFGHSSELIVMAPGGLRRGSRYVVRVVAGGDQLARQTGLVDGRGRPIRGLPPQVVSGATCDAEAAWRGAFLAHGSLTEPGRSSSLEVTCPGPEAALALVGAARRLSIAAKAREVRGVDRVVVRDGDAIGALLTRLGAHESVLAWEERRMRREVRATANRLANFDDANLRRSARAAVAAGARVQRALEILGEEVPEHLAAAGRLRMEHKQASLEELGALADPPLTKDAVAGRIRRLLAMADKRATDLGIPGTEANLTEELADNLAG, encoded by the coding sequence ATGGCGATGACGGCAGCGGTGAAGGACGAGATTTCCCGGCTCCCCGTCACCCGGACCTGCTGCAGGAAGGCGGAGGTCTCCGCCATTCTGCGGTTCGCCGGCGGCCTTCACCTGGTGAGCGGGCGCATCGTGATCGAGGCGGAGCTGGACACCGCGATGGCGGCCCGGCGGCTCAAGCGGGACATCCTGGAGATCTTCGGGCACAGCTCCGAGCTGATCGTGATGGCGCCCGGCGGGCTGCGCCGCGGCTCGCGGTACGTCGTCCGGGTCGTCGCGGGCGGTGACCAGCTGGCCCGCCAGACGGGGCTCGTCGACGGTCGGGGCCGCCCGATCCGGGGGCTGCCCCCGCAGGTGGTCTCCGGTGCCACCTGCGACGCGGAGGCGGCGTGGCGCGGGGCCTTCCTGGCCCACGGTTCGCTCACCGAGCCCGGCCGTTCGTCCTCCCTGGAGGTGACGTGCCCGGGTCCGGAGGCCGCGCTCGCGCTGGTCGGTGCCGCCCGCCGGCTGTCGATCGCCGCGAAGGCCCGTGAGGTGCGGGGCGTGGACCGCGTGGTGGTCCGGGACGGCGACGCGATCGGGGCGCTGCTGACCCGGCTCGGCGCGCACGAGTCCGTGCTGGCCTGGGAGGAGCGCCGGATGCGCCGCGAGGTGCGGGCGACGGCCAACCGGCTCGCCAACTTCGATGACGCCAACCTGCGCCGTTCGGCTCGCGCCGCCGTGGCCGCGGGCGCCCGGGTGCAGCGGGCTCTGGAGATCCTGGGCGAGGAGGTTCCCGAGCACCTCGCGGCGGCGGGCCGCCTGCGCATGGAGCACAAGCAGGCCTCCCTGGAGGAGCTGGGTGCGCTCGCCGACCCGCCGCTGACGAAGGACGCGGTCGCGGGCCGTATCCGGCGGCTGCTGGCGATGGCCGACAAGCGCGCCACCGACCTGGGCATCCCGGGCACGGAGGCCAACCTCACGGAGGAGCTGGCGGACAACCTCGCCGGCTGA